A part of Schistosoma mansoni strain Puerto Rico chromosome W, complete genome genomic DNA contains:
- a CDS encoding putative atlastin, translating to MVAADGHAVQIINVEECMKKTSFTLDEESLSSILLRPDVRDKKVVVVSVAGAFRQGKSFLLDFFLRYLLSSDRTNWLGDPETPLKGFPWRGGSERDTVGILLWSEPFFMTLPSGEEVVVLLMDTQGSFDSTSTVRQCATVFALSTMVSSTQVYNIHGNIQEDHLQHLHLFTEYGRLALESDISGTPFQHLLFLVRDWSFPYEYDFGNNGGNQLLDNRLKIVQQHHTEHQAVRRHIRSCFSKLDCFLMPHPGLKVSTNPKFDGRVKDIDPSFVENLIALVPHLLAPVNLVVKNINGQEVTCRELFTYFKAYIKIYESDTLPEPRSMLEATAEANNLNAILTCQEMYSEAMNKICGPDRPYINPTDLDSAHLKIYKAAVQKFNTIPKMGGEAFSAGYLERLKETLKQLGEDYRMSNSKKDIFQTFRTPAVLAVVLLIFHIVTGISEFIGLSMVSGILALPFYIALVSLFTWLFLSYTGRAPELASAIDQSAELVIKKVFNPAIKIVGNRGMAQLVGGNLVSDQTTRS from the exons ATGGTTGCCGCAGATGGACATGCAGTTCAAATTATAAATGTTGAAGAATGTATGAAGAAAACATCATTCACTCTAGATGAGGAGTCTTTGTCTTCAATTCTTTTAAGACCGGATGTGCGTGACAAAAAAGTTGTTGTGGTCTCAGTTGCTGGTGCGTTTCGTCAAGGAAAATCGTTTTTACTGGATTTTTTCCTACGTTATTTGTTGTCCAGTGACCGTACTAACTGGCTAGGAGACCCAGAAACACCTTTGAAGGGCTTTCCTTGGCGAGGTGGTTCGGAGAGAGACACTGTTGGAATATTGTTATGGAGCGAACCATTCTTTATGACTCTACCATCTGGAGAGGAAGTAGTCGTTCTGTTAATGGATACACAG GGTTCTTTTGATAGTACTAGTACTGTGCGTCAGTGTGCTACGGTTTTCGCTTTGAGTACAATGGTTAGTAGTACTCAAGTTTACAACATTCATGGTAATATTCAAGAAGATCACCTGCAGCATTTGCATTTATTCACTGAATATGGTCGACTCGCCTTAGAATCTGATATTTCAGGGACACCTTTCCAG CATCTTTTATTCCTTGTTCGTGATTGGAGTTTCCCGTACGAGTATGACTTCGGGAATAATGGTGGTAATCAACTGCTCGATAATCGCCTCAAG ATTGTTCAACAGCATCACACAGAGCACCAAGCTGTCCGCCGTCATATTCGCTCTTGTTTTTCCAAGTTGGATTGTTTCCTAATGCCTCATCCCGGTCTTAAAGTTTCAACAAATCCAAAATTTGATGGACGAGTAAAAGATATCGATCCTAGCTTCGTTGAAAATCTTATCGCTTTAGTCCCTCATTTGTTAGCTCCAGTTAATCTGGTTGTTAAAAACATAAATGGTCAGGAAGTTACGTGTCGTGAACTTTTTACTTATTTCAAAGCATATATAAAAATTTACGAAAGTGATACTCTTCCAGAACCACGTTCTATGTTGGAAGCAACTGCCGAGGCAAACAACCTTAATGCGATATTAACATGTCAAGAGATGTATTCGGAGGCTATGAACAAG ATTTGTGGACCTGATCGGCCGTACATCAATCCAACTGATTTAGATTCAGctcatttaaaaatatataaggCTGCTGTTCAGAAATTTAACACAATTCCTAAAATGGGCGGTGAGGCTTTCTCTGCAGGTTATTTGGAGCGCTTAAAAGAAACATTAAAACAACTGGGAGAAGATTATCGGATGTCAAACTCTAAGAAGGATATATTCCAG ACATTTCGTACTCCTGCTGTTTTGGCTGTTGTTCTACTAATTTTCCATATTGTTACAGGAATATCAGAATTTATTGGTTTATCAATGGTTTCGGGTATATTGGCCCTACCATTTTATATTGCTTTAGTATCATTGTTCACGTGGTTGTTTTTAAGTTACACTGGTCGAGCCCCAGAATTAGCTAGTGCCATCGATCAGTCAGCTGAGTTGGTAATAAAGAAA